The Pedobacter roseus genome contains a region encoding:
- a CDS encoding lysophospholipid acyltransferase family protein: MRKLLGGFYLLYSAIIFFLIMLVVCPFIIISMGIFNEKTGRKIAFYFLKCWAWGFSLLTFLWFSAGGTKIDTSRSYIYVGNHSSFLDALAIVICIPQAFSPLGKIEMLKIPVFGWIYKRLVVMIDRSSRESRDHSVAELRKDLADGQSILIFPEGTMNKSKLPLNPFYDGAFRLAIETQTPILPFAILNSRAHLPRTDPLLLKPGLIKTVFGEAIEVKGLVAEDLEELKAKSFQAILGMLEK; the protein is encoded by the coding sequence ATGAGAAAACTATTGGGTGGATTTTATTTACTGTATTCAGCAATAATATTCTTTCTGATCATGCTCGTAGTTTGTCCTTTTATCATTATCAGTATGGGTATTTTTAACGAGAAAACCGGAAGAAAAATCGCTTTCTATTTTTTAAAATGCTGGGCATGGGGTTTTAGCCTGTTAACTTTCCTGTGGTTTTCGGCAGGGGGAACTAAGATTGATACCTCCAGATCGTATATCTATGTGGGTAACCATAGTTCTTTTTTAGATGCTTTAGCCATTGTAATCTGCATTCCACAGGCTTTTAGTCCGCTGGGGAAGATAGAAATGCTTAAAATTCCGGTATTTGGATGGATTTACAAACGTTTGGTGGTGATGATTGACCGCAGCAGCAGGGAAAGCCGTGACCATTCGGTAGCTGAACTGAGAAAAGATCTGGCCGATGGTCAATCAATTTTGATTTTTCCTGAAGGCACAATGAATAAATCTAAGCTACCTTTAAATCCATTTTATGATGGGGCATTCCGTTTGGCGATAGAGACACAAACACCTATTTTACCTTTTGCGATATTGAACAGCCGAGCACATTTACCAAGAACAGATCCGTTATTATTGAAGCCCGGATTGATTAAAACAGTATTTGGCGAAGCAATCGAGGTGAAGGGTTTGGTAGCAGAGGATTTGGAAGAATTGAAAGCAAAATCTTTTCAGGCCATTTTAGGAATGCTGGAAAAATAG
- a CDS encoding YicC/YloC family endoribonuclease, whose amino-acid sequence MTGYGLATADYANAKYSVEIKSLNSKFLELNLKYPKAFSDKELILRNICSKDIERGKVSLSINVERTNGEVTGATINTALLTHYYKQLIAVNEELGAESSNLLQTALTFPDVISYKEESVSEDEWNHLFQIFTSALANFNKFREDEGSVLKADLELRIKNILSYFKSVEELEPKRISAIRDKFTQFLDDAVGKVNIDQNRFEQELIYYIDKIDITEEKTRLKSHCDYFLQTLASKEANGKKMGFISQEIGREINTMGAKANDAQMQQFVVGMKEELEKIKEQLLNVL is encoded by the coding sequence ATGACAGGATACGGCTTAGCAACAGCCGATTATGCAAATGCAAAGTATAGTGTCGAAATCAAATCGCTCAACAGTAAATTCCTTGAGCTGAATTTAAAATATCCTAAAGCTTTTTCTGATAAAGAACTGATCTTGCGCAACATCTGCAGCAAAGACATCGAACGTGGAAAGGTAAGTTTAAGCATCAATGTAGAACGCACCAACGGTGAAGTTACAGGCGCAACCATTAATACTGCACTGTTAACTCACTATTACAAACAACTTATTGCTGTTAATGAAGAATTAGGTGCTGAAAGTAGCAACTTATTGCAAACTGCATTAACCTTCCCTGATGTAATCAGTTATAAGGAAGAAAGTGTGAGTGAGGATGAGTGGAATCATTTATTCCAGATTTTTACCTCGGCTTTGGCTAATTTCAATAAATTTAGAGAAGATGAAGGCTCGGTTTTAAAGGCCGACTTGGAACTGAGGATTAAAAACATCCTTTCTTATTTTAAATCTGTTGAGGAGCTTGAACCTAAAAGGATTTCGGCTATCCGCGATAAATTTACTCAGTTTTTAGATGATGCCGTGGGTAAAGTAAATATCGATCAGAACCGTTTTGAGCAGGAATTGATCTATTACATCGATAAAATCGACATCACAGAAGAAAAAACACGTTTAAAAAGCCACTGCGATTATTTCTTGCAAACTTTGGCAAGCAAAGAGGCAAATGGTAAAAAAATGGGCTTCATCTCTCAGGAAATTGGCCGGGAAATTAATACCATGGGTGCAAAAGCAAATGATGCCCAGATGCAACAGTTTGTTGTGGGTATGAAAGAAGAATTAGAAAAGATAAAAGAACAGTTACTGAATGTGTTGTAA
- the gmk gene encoding guanylate kinase, with translation MQGKLIIFSAPSGAGKTTIVHHLLKKFPELSFSISATTRESRGTEQHENDYYFISKEEFLHKVAHQEFVEFEEVYNGTFYGTLRSEIERIWNDGKHVIFDIDVEGGIRLKRKYEEDALAIFVQPPSLEVLKERLSGRGTDSVEKLQERFIKAEKELLYADKFDVILKNYDLATACAEAEKLVGDFLKK, from the coding sequence ATGCAAGGCAAATTAATCATATTTTCGGCACCGTCAGGAGCAGGTAAAACCACTATAGTACATCATTTATTAAAAAAGTTTCCTGAACTGAGCTTTTCTATTTCTGCCACAACACGCGAGTCGAGAGGTACTGAACAACATGAAAACGATTACTATTTTATCAGTAAGGAAGAGTTTTTACACAAAGTTGCCCATCAGGAATTCGTAGAGTTTGAAGAGGTTTACAACGGAACTTTTTATGGCACTTTACGTTCAGAAATCGAACGCATCTGGAATGATGGTAAACATGTAATTTTCGATATTGATGTAGAAGGCGGGATCCGTTTGAAAAGAAAATACGAAGAAGATGCACTGGCTATTTTTGTACAGCCGCCATCTTTAGAGGTATTAAAAGAACGTTTAAGCGGCCGCGGTACCGACAGCGTTGAAAAATTACAGGAGCGTTTTATCAAAGCGGAGAAAGAATTGCTTTATGCCGATAAATTTGATGTGATTTTAAAAAATTACGATCTGGCGACAGCCTGCGCAGAAGCAGAAAAATTGGTGGGGGATTTTTTGAAAAAATAG
- the vapB gene encoding type II toxin-antitoxin system VapB family antitoxin, with product MTDIQLYSQISSLPSDLKKQVSDFVSSLKKKSKASKKLKERQFGYAKDFFKMTADFDEPLNLI from the coding sequence ATGACTGATATTCAATTATATAGCCAAATATCTTCATTGCCTTCAGACCTGAAGAAGCAAGTGTCTGATTTTGTCTCATCCCTAAAGAAAAAATCGAAAGCCAGTAAAAAACTGAAAGAAAGACAATTTGGCTATGCCAAAGATTTCTTTAAAATGACTGCTGATTTTGATGAACCATTAAATTTGATTTAA
- the nadD gene encoding nicotinate (nicotinamide) nucleotide adenylyltransferase, with protein sequence MKTGLFFGSYNPIHTGHLIIANYMANHTELDEVWLVVSPHNPLKEKSGLTNMYDRLEMAKLATENAEHIRVSDIEFALPQPSYTIDTLTYLHEKYPEKEFVLIMGADNLVSFKKWKNYEVLLKNYQIYVYPRPGADVSEWENQPAITFTNTPLMEISSTFIRKAIKEKKNVQFFLPDKVIDFIEGKGMYR encoded by the coding sequence ATGAAAACTGGTCTTTTCTTCGGTTCGTATAACCCCATCCATACCGGACATTTAATTATTGCCAATTATATGGCTAATCATACCGAACTTGATGAAGTATGGTTAGTGGTTTCTCCACACAATCCTTTAAAAGAGAAAAGTGGTTTAACCAATATGTACGATCGTTTGGAAATGGCCAAACTGGCTACCGAAAATGCAGAGCATATCCGCGTGAGTGATATTGAATTTGCATTGCCGCAGCCTTCGTATACCATTGATACTTTAACTTATCTCCACGAAAAATACCCTGAAAAAGAATTTGTACTGATCATGGGCGCTGATAACCTGGTTTCATTTAAAAAATGGAAAAACTACGAGGTGCTCTTAAAAAACTATCAGATTTATGTGTACCCACGTCCTGGAGCAGATGTTAGCGAGTGGGAAAACCAGCCCGCAATTACTTTTACCAATACCCCTTTAATGGAAATATCCTCCACTTTTATCCGCAAGGCCATAAAGGAGAAAAAAAATGTTCAGTTTTTCCTTCCTGATAAGGTGATCGACTTCATAGAGGGTAAAGGGATGTATAGATAG
- a CDS encoding glycoside hydrolase family 3 protein, protein MINLAADTTKHVRRNLFILIALCGTAFSVSAQQKTYLELLANQPKWVDSVFNRLNRRERIAQLFFVRAHTNLGKKYTDSVGQVIKKEQLGGVIFFQGGPGRQVVATNAYQKLSRVPLIVANDGEWGLGMRLDSTISYPYQMTLGAIQNKELLYKMGLEVAKDYKRMGMQMNLAPDADINNNPKNPVINYRSFGENKYNVATKVAAYMKGMQDGGLLTTLKHFPGHGDTDVDSHYDLPQLTFSATRLDTLEMYPFKELIKQGASGVMIAHMNIPSLDATPNLPSTLSKPIVTGILKQKLGFKGLIISDAMDMKGVVKYFKDGEADLMGIIAGNDIIELSENSDRAIKLVRKAVRQDRVSMAEIDQSVRKILTAKYWAGLAKRDTIVTQGVVAGVNRTASNALVQELANASVTLLKGKDYIKRLIPIRRTAIISIGVPSVTTFQKEVSKGYYNSVYYVLDKDASAAQISNIAREIGAFDQVIVGIHDSRSRPANGILLNAGVKNFIKELSAKNAVFALFANPYNLASLSGLENSKGLVIAYQKEDFMQISAAAVINNRLVPTGKLPVSVAPFYKFGEGL, encoded by the coding sequence ATGATTAATTTAGCAGCTGATACAACAAAACACGTGAGAAGAAATTTATTTATACTGATTGCCCTCTGCGGCACTGCATTTTCTGTAAGTGCACAACAAAAAACCTATTTAGAATTACTGGCCAACCAACCAAAATGGGTGGATTCGGTTTTTAACAGACTTAACCGCCGAGAACGTATTGCACAGCTATTTTTTGTGCGGGCGCATACCAATCTGGGTAAAAAATACACCGATTCAGTTGGTCAGGTGATTAAAAAAGAACAATTGGGTGGCGTAATCTTTTTTCAGGGAGGCCCAGGCAGGCAGGTTGTAGCGACTAATGCTTATCAAAAACTGAGCAGGGTTCCATTAATTGTGGCAAACGATGGTGAATGGGGTTTGGGTATGCGTTTGGACAGTACCATTTCCTATCCTTATCAAATGACTTTGGGCGCCATTCAAAACAAAGAATTATTGTACAAAATGGGCCTTGAAGTGGCTAAAGATTACAAGCGTATGGGGATGCAGATGAATTTAGCTCCTGACGCCGATATCAATAACAACCCAAAAAATCCCGTAATCAATTACCGTTCTTTTGGCGAAAATAAATATAACGTAGCCACTAAAGTTGCCGCTTATATGAAAGGCATGCAGGATGGTGGTTTATTAACCACGTTGAAACATTTCCCTGGTCATGGCGATACTGATGTGGATTCGCATTATGATTTACCACAGCTTACTTTCTCTGCTACGCGGCTGGATACTTTAGAAATGTATCCTTTTAAAGAGCTGATCAAACAAGGCGCTTCGGGGGTAATGATTGCCCACATGAACATCCCATCGCTAGATGCTACACCAAACCTACCTTCTACCCTATCTAAACCGATTGTTACGGGCATTTTAAAGCAGAAATTAGGCTTTAAAGGTTTGATTATCTCTGATGCGATGGATATGAAAGGCGTTGTAAAATATTTCAAAGACGGTGAAGCCGATTTAATGGGCATCATTGCTGGAAATGATATTATTGAGCTATCTGAAAATAGCGACAGGGCCATTAAACTGGTGCGTAAAGCTGTAAGGCAGGATCGCGTGAGCATGGCCGAAATTGACCAAAGTGTGCGTAAGATTTTAACGGCAAAATACTGGGCAGGTTTGGCTAAACGCGATACGATTGTAACGCAGGGTGTTGTTGCAGGTGTAAACCGCACCGCTAGCAATGCATTGGTACAGGAACTGGCTAATGCATCGGTAACGCTGCTGAAAGGTAAAGATTATATCAAGCGCCTTATTCCGATCAGAAGAACGGCCATTATCAGCATCGGTGTACCTTCGGTTACCACTTTCCAAAAAGAGGTTTCGAAAGGATATTATAACTCTGTTTATTATGTGCTGGATAAAGATGCAAGCGCTGCACAGATTTCGAACATTGCCCGTGAAATCGGTGCTTTTGATCAGGTAATTGTGGGTATTCACGACAGTAGATCGCGCCCTGCTAATGGAATTCTCTTAAATGCTGGTGTAAAAAACTTTATTAAAGAATTATCTGCCAAGAATGCGGTTTTTGCGTTGTTTGCCAATCCATACAACCTGGCGAGTTTATCAGGTTTAGAAAACAGTAAAGGTTTAGTTATAGCTTATCAGAAAGAAGATTTTATGCAGATTTCTGCGGCGGCTGTGATCAATAACAGGTTGGTACCAACAGGTAAATTACCGGTGAGTGTGGCACCATTTTATAAATTTGGGGAAGGGTTATAA